Below is a window of Zygosaccharomyces rouxii strain CBS732 chromosome C complete sequence DNA.
CATCAGATACTTTTGATAAGAAGGATTGAGAATTGGGTAAAAGGTGTAAGTTTGTGGGTCTGTAAGGATCCTTTTCCAAGGAATAGCCATCAATGGCGTCTTGAAAGTGACGTCCTTGCCCACTGTGTTTTCGTAACCACTCGGCACCTTGCTCTTCAAAggtttcattatcatcggcgccattttcttcttcctcctcctcttcttcttcaacatcgTCTTCTCCTTCAGCATCGTTTCTTGAACgtttccttttcttctttaaaacATCTGAATCGTCAATACCATGCGTTGATTTCAATGTATTCACTACCTGTTCCCTCTTTTGTGTAAATTGCTTCAAATAGAATAGAATTTCTCGAGATGATAACTCCTGTTCACCCAATACCTGGGTCAAGATTGGATTACGGTTGAGTGCCTCTTCACTAGTTTCATCCTTGTCCAAATTTTCCCGAAGTTTTCTTTCGTTAAGTCTATTTCTGGTAAATGAAGGTGGTTGTGCGCCAGGTTCGGGTGTATCGTCACTCCTGAATTCGTTAATCGACAATTTTCCCGTCTTTGTGTTCTTGAATTCGTTCAACCGCTGTTGAATAGTCTCCTCAGCAACATGAGACACTGCGACTATTTCAGAATGCGTTCTACGCAAGTTATTCATCCGGCACGCGAGTAGTACACATGCACCTGCGATACCAGCGGGACGACGTCCTTCGTACATCCAGTCCCTGGACATCCTCTGTGCCAGCTTAACAGCATCTTTGGCAACTTTAATCTTCTTATCGCCTAAATCCAGCTTTTCTGCAAAATGCTGAATGAATAATGATGGATCGGCTAGGGGCAATTTAGTAATATTTAGACGTTTGACCATTCTAAGGAAGGTAGCACCAATGGAATAGACACTTACCTGTAATCGAGAGGAGAAATCGATTAACATATGGTGCGTTCTTTCCTTACGACATGCAATGTAGAGGCAGGCTGCAATAACGTTCTGAGACCTCCTACCTTGAACAAAATTGTAGTGTAGAGCTAATTTGTACCACTGATGTGCGGCATCGGTAATATATTCTGGAATATTTAAAGCGAAGGAGACTGCACGCAGTTTCCTATAGGCATTGTTCAAAGTAACTTGTCGCGACTCTAGGGCACTTGAACCCCCATGGGCACTCATGGAGGCACCACTTTGGCCCTTACCAATGTACGAACCTTGAACGACAGCAGCACCGCTACtattttcaccaaatgtGACTTCGGAAACGATTGGATTATCTTCAGCGACAGTACCACAACTCTGACACACTAGATCGTTATTGGCATTAGTCACATCTTTGACGAAATCCGTACTCTTACAGTTCTTACAGGTAAGCATAGTGGATTAGTATTGTATTTGAGTATTTCCACTATCCTaagattaaaaatttgaacaCTTTCAAGCCCTTTGAATCACTCTTAGTGATCTGTAGCTCATCACTTGAAGATGCATCTACGTAGTCTACTGGATGGAAAACCCGACTAATaaaaaagttcaaaaaagtcgccaaaaaaaaaaaaaaaaaaaaaaaaaaataagataAATTATAGAAACTACGAGACTCGAATACCAATTATCGAAACGAATGATACTAGATTGGGACACTCAGAGTTTCTCTAACGTATCAACCTCGTATCAATGCCTATGGTATGGGGTAGTAGTCGTTCTGGGGGGGCTGTTGGCTTTGGACTGCTACCACTTGGATCAAAGTGATCTCGTGTTGGAAATGGGAAAGAAGGACTGTCTTCCTTTGGAAACAATCGACATACGCAAATCGTACAAGTTTGCTATTCAATGTAGAAGCGGCCTTGTACTCCTCCGCCAAGGTGCATTTCAAGCGTACGTCGCGGCATAGTCTCTGAAAGTCCACTCTCAATCAATGGAACGTGCCGTCGTTTCCCACCAGGAAGAGCTCCTTTGAATGGCATGCAGAGCCAAGGAGACCATATCTGATGTAGCTCTTGCTTTCAAAGCATACGTGTGGTCCGCTTTGATTCTTTTGCAACTATCCCAAGTAGTAAGCAGAGTTGCAAACGGATCCCGGCGGCTGCTGCTGGCAGCCGCCCTTTATATAGCCGTAGACTGTCTCCCCAAAATGGTTATCCTCTCAAATCACCACACCCCTAAATTTTTCTTCGGCGGCTAACCGACATCAATGATAAAAGTGTCACCGGCAACTACACGATAGTGGAACACAGATAACCAGCCTCCCTGAAAGCCAGTACGCGCAATATGGTGGTGATACAGGTCCCCTCTACTTGCTTAGAGCCGATAGGAGGCTTGGTATCACGTGACTCAAGAGTCACGTGataattctctttctctctctctctcttCTACACCAACCTTATGTTATCGTACTCCAATACGCTCCCAGAGCCGCCTAGGAAAAGTCCAGTACTGCCGCTTGCCTCACCTTCTCCGTTATCCTTGTTTCCCTTCGCAGTATCACGTGACTTTCCctaaatttcattcaacGTCAATCCTGATCAAAATTCTTACCTCATGGCCCTTCGCATGGCTCAACCGTAGCTGCATACAAGTGTAACTATCCCATACTAGGCTGCGTTTCACCATAGTTCATCTCTTATTATCACATCTTACTACGCCAAGCCACTTTTAGTCCATTTTATTTTACGCCAAGTCTAAGAAACAGTCCGGTACTCGCTGTTACACAACAATCGACACTAAGAAAATCCGCCATAAATCACAAACCATGGCAATTGCACTCTGGTATTGTCCCCCTCAGGGCTCAGAGGTCTATGAAAATTTGCAGCTGTTAATCACTTCATTGCAATCGCTCTTCCCCAATAGCCCAGTTTTTGAACCTCATATTACAATAACCTCTGATTTGAACTGTAACAGTGCAGATGACGTTAACAAAATTTTGACCTCATGTGTAGCTGCCATTAAATCAATTCCACCATCACAACCACTAGTCAAATTTCAACACTGTACAATCGGTAAATCCTACTTCCGCAAAGTTGTACTAGAGTGTGAACCAAACAGATATTTGTATAGTATTGCTCAGATTATGAGAGAACTCTACGTGGAAATCGATGAGGCAAGCAGAACTCAAAGAGCCGCCACCTGGGCAAGAGATGAGTTTAAACCTCATCTCTCTCTGTTGTATTCTGATGTTTATCCTATTTCACAAGCATTTGCAAGGATCATTCAACagagaattgaagatgCCTTAAACGTccaattggttaaagaCTTGCAAGAAAAGACTACGACCCATCAGTTACAATGGAATTTTAGCAATGAAGCTGAAACCACTCAATGGAATCGCCCTTGTACCTTTAAAGTGGTTCGTTGCGAAGGCCCGGTCTCCCACTGGAGGGTGCTGGGGGGCACAAGTATATAAGTGGCAATACCTCGCATCGCAATACAAACACAACTACGAATCAcaagaaagagaataaCAGTTGTTTGTAAGCGAAATGGTTCACGTATATTCTAGTCAGAGACCCGAATTCGTTCGTCGTGTTGGTAAGTATATCCTGGAAGCTCAAGAAGAGGCCCTTAAGGACGATCCAAAGGCTCATTTCATTGTTGGTATTTCAGGTGGATCCCTCGTCAAGACTCTTTATGAGGCACTTATTCAAGATCAAGAGTTTGCACCAAAGGTTAGATGGTCCCAGTGGCAATTGTACTTCGttgatgaaagaattgttcCACTAGATGATCCAGACAGTAACTATGGTGCTTTTAAGAATGGTGTTCTTAACCCTCTAGCTCACAGCGGTGGccatttgaatttgggTCCTACCGTTTTTGCCATTAACGAATCTCTAGTTAATGGAGGTCCAGCTGAAAAGGACCAATTAGCCAAGGAATACGCTGACGAATTGCCATCTTCACCCTTTGACCTACTGCTACTGGGTTGCGGTCCTGATGGCCATACTTGTTCACTGTTCCCAGGTGAAAAGCACCGTTACTTGCTTGACTTGAAAGAACCAGTGGCCCACGTTTCCGAGTCTCCTAAACCACCAAGTGACCGTATTACTTTCACTCTGCCAATTATCGAGCAATCTAATCGTGTGGCATTCGTGGCTGAGGGAGAGAGCAAGAAGCAAATTATgcatgaaatttttgacaaGCACGATACAAGCTTGCCAACTGCCAAGATTAACTCATTGATCCCAACAAAGGTCTCGTGGTTTGTGGATCCGGGTGCATGGCAATTAGTACAAACCGTTAAACCAGAATAAGTATAAGCGCATGTTCGATTGATGGTCCTATATACTACATAGTATAGCATACGGTGAAATGTTGATTACTGTtgaagctcatcgcattgTGTCACAAACAACGGTAAGTCCTCATAGAGAGGTTGAAATTCTGGTCGCCATGCCAATACATCACTCTACCTCATAGAAAGAAGACTGATTATAACGGCTTGGAACAGCTCGATGGAGGTTTAAATATGCATACCAAGACGTTCATCCACCAGCTTCATGCAATATTGAATGATGCTACCCTTGCCGAGTGGATTCGTTGGTCCGATGATCAAGATGGTGTGTTTGTACTGAGGCCGTACGACAAGTGGTTCAGTACTttagttttgaaaagatatTTTAAACATGGTAATGTGAGTAGTTTTGTTCGTCAGTTGCACATGTATGGTTTCCATAAGCTATCCAACTTCGGTTCTGAAAGTTCTGCTTCTGGTGGGTCTTCCATCTCGCAATTGCATGGACCACCGCCACCAGCAAAAGATAAGTCAGCAACCGTTTGGTTCTTTACACATCCACTGGGGATATTTACTAGAAATGCAAGTGCGGCTACTTTGAACAGGATTCCAAGGAAAAGTACGGGTGTTGGCAGAGATGGTAAAAGGAAGAACGTTTTATCGACAGTTTGTGTCAATTACATTTCACAAAATGATCCTGGTAGGGCTACTTCACCACTTAGTAAAGCTCCTGAGGATCTACCGTCAGCTGAAATCAATACTGGAGCTACTAGTGATCGTCGACACTATAATTCGTTACCGGTGTTACCGCACTTATACATTAGAGACCAAATTTGGAATAAATCGAGAGCGATCTCATTACCAGACATTACCCAACGACATGTACCGACTGCGGCGACACCCGGTTCTGCTGCTCCCACAACACAGTCGCATGCACATGCACAAATGGGGGCACAACCATGGTATTATacatcatcttcaccagcTTTTACACAATTACCGACAGACGTACAATCAAATGTACATTACTTAGAACACACGATGgttaaaattgttgaattaTTACCACTGCTCTGCAAGGGCTCCATACCACATCAAGACtctcaagaaattttgaatacGTTACGGTCATTGAGACGAGAATTACTTTCGAGGGATGCGAGGTTTAATGattcttcaccttcttttAGTTCGGTGCCGTCAAATTTCGATGAtacaaaaaattggtataatgagtaaaaagaagatgatgattatgattatgataataataacgtCTAAGTCAACGTCAACGTCAACGTCAACGATCAAGAACCAATTTTGCTATTTAATAAcacaaaatccaaaaaaaATGATGTTTTTATGACTTCGGTATACGACACAGGGAAATTTATTCAGGTTGGTTTATctctttcaattggaaattaaagaaggaaaaaaaaaacaagaaaCTGTATATAGATACATACATATCTTGCTTGCTATATTACTAATATTCATACTATTATTATACTGTTATTTTAAGAATAATGTTGCCATTGGGTTTGTTTTCCACCAGCAATATGTGAAGTATCGTATGTATATTCCATTATGCTATAGTTGTTTATCGGGTGGTATCACCGATAATGCCATCGgcaaaaatggtaaataCAGTGATGGTTGTCAACCGTTAAGATGTTGATCCCTTACAGCTTTAAAACTTTGAGTATGGACGgttttatttgttttttaGAACTAAACTgatttggtggtatttgtaaagaaattggcGTCTGATAATTAGAATCCATCTGTTGATAAGATTGCGCTTGGCACATCCAATGGATTTTTAAAGCAAACAAATCCGTAACCACTTGATACTCCCAGAGAACTGAGTTGTGCAGcgcattttttttttttttttttgcgTTCTCGTAATCATTGTTTCTATTTGTATTACCACTATCAACGATAGCTATCTTGGCGGTAATAATTTCTCGGAATTCCCGGTAAAAAGCATAAAGATTAGAATCTTGTTGCTCTCGTGTCGGTAACGGAAACCCTATAGGTCTGATATTATGCAAAAAAAATGTATGTATTTATGTAATCAAACATTGGTGGACCAGTTTCTGGAGGTGCTGCTGTTGTCGAGGTTGCCGATGGTGACGATTCTCTGCCTGCGGTGGCAGTGATAACCGCTGCTGGTGGAGCAAGATATGAACCATAGTATCCAATGGGATGTGGACCCATTGTAGGAAAAGTTGCATTAATTTTGACCGGttgatattttccaaattttccataATATTTCTGGGACCATTCTAAGTAGTTATACCTGTTAACATTCcaattgtattttttaATTATTGCTACTCTGTATTGAAGACAGCAAGCAAAAACAGTTCAGCATTATGAAGGACAGATATAACCATTGTGGCATCCTCAGAGGACCACCTACATCAAAACTCTAGCAAACTTTGCTTGATTATTGGGTGGTCTTTGACGAGTTGAGACGAGGCAGTGATGTTTTTAGCACCTTTTCTTTCAGTGCCATTTGTAGACTTATGGTCAACAGTGGATCCTTGATaagatttattttttccttGTGAGCTATGGAGAAATGAcgatgatggtgatgaaataGGGAACTTATGAAAATCTCTGAAGTGATGTGGTAGATCGTAGATCCAACCTTTCGAATGCAGGAAGTTGACCAGTCGAGCCATCTGAGGTACAGATGAAATGGTTGCTCGAGATCCTATTATGATCAGTTTGGATTTGGCTCTTGTCATGGCGACATTCACACGTCTAAGTTCCCTTAAGAGGGAACCTGCATTATGTTCCACATTACTTCTTACAAGAGAGATGATGATGGACTCTTTGTCACGTCCTTGGAATTGATCTGCGGTCAGTATTTCTAGGTTGCTGTAATGATCAGAAGCAAATCTTTTATTGAGGAGTTGTAACTGTGCCCTGTATAATGTCATTACCCCGATATCCCGACAATCCATACCAGCGTGTATTAAACCGTTCACGCATTGTTCTGCTATATCGACTTCACCTGGGTTGGTAATGGTTTTCTGTTCATTTATTTCAATCAGTTGTTCTTCCTCACATAAATCATAATTGAGAAATATTACTTTTTTGTGGGGTTCCAAGATTTCGCATAACCAGTCCTTTTCATGCAATTCCTGTGGACAATGGAAATTCTCCAGCTCTTTGAGTCGCGGtaaattaatttttttcttggccACCTGCTCGTTGCCGCACTTTAATTTGTTGCTGtagatcaagaaattcgaTAGCGCCGCAACGTCATCACACATACGATACTGGTAAGTTAGTTCGATTACAGCTTTAGGTTGTGCCTCACataatattttgaaaagggaTTCCTGTAATCCTCCAAGCCGTGCCTCCTCGTTTCTCACTAATGGTGGTAGTTGGTAATGATCACCCACCATAATAAATTTCGAGGCGTATCTCAGTGGTCCTAGTGCTACGGGCATTGATATTTGACTGGCTTCATCGAGGATCGCATAATCAAAATCCTTCTGCTGTAGtgtgaaaaaaatatcatttaACCCGAGACATGTCGTTGCTACGACTTGAGTGTCACTGATTTGTTTCATGATATCTTCGTATGATTCTGCATCTTGATAAGACGGTTGATACTCATGAATTTCTGGATGAATTTTGCGTGCTGATCCCAATCGGATAATATTAATCGGTGAACCTTTTAATTTGAGTAGAATGTTATCCACTGCCGAATGTGTGTAGGAAGTTAGCAGTACTTTTTGACCCCTGCTGGCgagaattttgatgatttgTGCGATAACCGTTGTTTTACCAGAACCTGGCATTCCTAAAATCAATGCATAGTCCTTGGCCCTCATCACTTTTCCCACAGCCTTACGCTGATCATAGTTAAAAGATTCTAGTTCATTTGGGTCATAAGGAATCAACGGAGGTAATTCGTCGGGTATAAATTCTGGTGGTGCTTTGTCCACCAGGAATGTTCTCATTCTTTGGTCACCTCCCTCGGATTTTTTAATCGATCGTTCTTGACCTGTTTGTTGGTCAACGACGAAGTGATCCTCTGTGACGGGGGGGAGGAAAAGGTTCAATAGGTTAAATCTTGTAAGGGACAATCCTTGTTCAATAACATTCTTATCCAATCTATAAGTAATGAGCGGTTGTGATCCTTCAATAGGCTGTTTCTTAGCGGCAGACAGAATCTCTTTGGCGACAACTTCAGGGTTTCGTAGCCGTTTTTTTGAGCAGATCGTGATTGACCCTCTCGTTATACTTGTTACGCGACCTTGACATAAACCGAAATGACCACGTTCATCACTGATGAATACATAGTCGTTCACATTCAACTGTGAAAGGAGCATTGACTGGGGTTTTTGTCCCTCCTGgaaatttcttttaaaCACATGTAAAAATTCTTCGGAAGTAGAATTCTCTTCTGAGATATCAACCAAACAGAGATTTGATAGGCATAGTCCACTAGTAGATTCCTTCGTATTACTATCTAAAAGGAAAAGTTGCTTTTTGATGTGCATTATGCTAGATTCTTCCTGTGTAATCAAATCATTgtattttttgaaaaaagctCCATATTTATCATGATTTGTCGATAAATGACTTGTAATAGTTTCATATTCACCAGGCCGTAGACCACTTTCTTCGGCTGTTCCATCTTCCAGTAAATTATTTAACACCATACAGGATTCTTTTGTGAAGCAGTTGTCACAAACAGAACTCTGAAGTATTGGCGGTAAAATTACGTCGTGCGATTTATCCCATGTGATCTCTTTTAAACGGTATTTTAGTTTGGTAGCCAGCTGATTTCTGGCCATAATAACATGCTTAATAGagtgaagaatttttggatgtttgataaaattgttggTTCTAGTCTGCAGTAGCAGGAAAAAATCCACAGGAACTTCGTATTTGTCTTTCAAGAGAAGCGTGTATATGAGACCTTGTGCCTCGTGAGAGACACTTCCCAACTTACCGGTTTTCACTTCTAATGGTACGATTTCATGCTTCTTCTCTTCATGTGCCAATACTGTAGCATCTAAGAAACCTTTCAAACCATAAATGTGAGACAATATGTTCTCCTCGATATCAAGAATAACGGGTATTGAAATTGGTCTAGTGGTTCTTCGTCCTGATATGGATACGTAACTACCTAGATTACTCTTCTGTACAAATTGATTGACAAATTGTAGAATGTTTGTTGCATGACTATTcataatttcatcttttacTTGTTCAATTGTGTAATTGCAAACAAATATAGCAAAAGAATATGTCTTCAAAAGTGAATCAAGcacttcttccaaataatcCACGGTAAGTTTTtgattttccaatttacaaCGTAATgcatcttgtaaaagttcGTGCACAATATTACCGATGGtcattgaaatctttggtTCGCCCCTGGGGTCGTCAAAGATCGTTTCAATTGTAGATCGTCTGAGGCATCCGATAGAATTCCCTACAGTAGTTGCAGATAGTAGAATATCAGGATTCAGGACTAAGAGATTGTCATTTCTAACATTAGTCTTGGGATTTATATCGTCGGAAAGTAATCTCTTGTTATCCACATTTTGTCCTTGAATTATATGAATAGCATCACCCCTGGAAAACTCTAGATAGACCCATGGATGTCGGACCATTACTGAGCTAGTCTCACCTTTGTGGTCAATACaatgcaaaattttctGGCGTCCCACTTTGGGCAGTTGTAACTCTGATACATTAAGGATAACAAGTCTTTCAACCCCTTCTCTGATAACCGCGGATTTAGCCAATTCAATGAATTCCTGATTTTCTGAGATAATCTCTGAATCTGATGATTCAGGATCCTCATTAccatcatttttttcaatgtttAAGTTCTGAGAAAACTGTTTCCCCACTTGGTTAAGATCTTCTAGATCCTTGTTTGCAAGGTTATCagtaatttcatcattatttttttcatcttcctcgAAGTAATCCAGCAACGAATCATCTAAAAGTTCATTATCTGAACTTGATTTATGCTCTGGTAGAACAGGTGCAGGTGCTGGTGCCGTTGGCCCTGGCGCAGGTGCAGGTGCCGTTGTCCCTGGCGTCGGCAATTCCGGAGTAGGATCGTCCAAAGTGGGCTTCTGGGTAAGAATATTGATCAGAGATTCGTCTCCATTATTGGAATCGCTGTCTTCGTAATCCTCTTCTACGTTTTCTTGTCGTTGTTGTATCCCTGAAGGTGACGAGGGTAAATCGTTCACTCTATTGAGTTTGGGTTTCATGCTAAGATCACCCTCAATGTCCCCTAATATATCATCTATATCTCGTAACGATTCTTTCATTGAATCAGTGGTACCCCTAGATCGCAGTGAATCCCTCTGTTGCATGGAAAGTGTAGTCAGTGGAGGTTCTGATTGTTCCCTATCATTTATATTAGTAAAGCTAAGCACACTTTTCAACCTTTTCGGTACCAAAGGTGTGGAAGAAggttcttgatctttttcaGCCTGTACGTTGTCCTCGGAATTGTCATTTGAACTATTCACCTTATCCGACAAATCTCTTGCAGTGGGGGAATATTTCCAAATCACTTCCTCTGTTGGCCCTTCTTCTAGTGATTCCTGTCTCCTAACAGGCTTTAGAATGGGGTCATTTTTAAAACTAGGTTGCAGTGTTGCCTTTTGCTGTTGTTTAGATCTCTGTACCTTCTTGGAATTGCTATAAGAAGTATTCCTTACTTGTGAGACTGAAATCGATTTCAAAACAGAATTTTCTggtttattattattgtctAGATTGTTTATAGGTGCAAATTGATAGTTTTTCCTCCTTCTTCTCTCGTCCAAGTTATCCCTTTCGGTTGCCGCCGAAGTGATGGGAGGTCGATTTTTCGAAGTAGTTGCCTCTGGAGAGACCACCAGGCTCCCAGATCTTTTCTTCTGAGGCGTCCTTGGCATTAAAAATCCTAGATTACGTCAAAATACTGGGCTCCCGATCGACTCAGAGGTATTCTTTCCAACCAGTGGCAAAGTTTTTTAGTTGTCGTTGTAGAGTTAAAAAAGGATATATCAAGTTTCgatttaattttaaacGCGTATCGGTATAGAGTTATGGTCACGTGACATATTAAATAGGAATAAGTGATgaaaatatatatatattgGTATTAGTCAATCTCTTTTGCTTtgatatttgaattttctcTTCCACAAGTTGAACTGGATTTATCAGCTGGTACTATGGCATCTATGAGTCTCAGCAGGTTCAGAAATACTGGAATAATGTTGGAATCACAACAGGATCTACATGAAGCAAATAAGAGATTATTATGCCGTTATCCAGTTATTCCCGCTACTTATCTTGAAGGAACCACATTGAAGTACCTCTAATTTCTCTCATACGTTCTGGATGCATCTATGTGCATGGATTTATAACATATGTCTATCATCCTGATATTAATAAAAAAGTAtgccaaaaaattgtatttAACCTTGGTTATGGGATACAACTGAATGATAAGGTTGAAAATCTTGAGCTGTTGACtttaaaatattgaaaGTATAAGTGTGTTAGTAATagtaaagaaaaaaatgtgAAGATTATAGGTTTtcctttcaaattcaacatACACTTGCGATTTTAACAAAGCCGCTATCGACTAAAATTCCTGGGACTTGTTCGTCCGTATTCGAATCAGACCGGTCCCTTGATCGTCCCAATCCGTCTTGAAGgctcaattcattttttctcctttGTCTGATATCcattt
It encodes the following:
- the DNA2 gene encoding bifunctional ATP-dependent DNA helicase/ssDNA endodeoxyribonuclease DNA2 (similar to uniprot|P38859 Saccharomyces cerevisiae YHR164C DNA2 Essential tripartite DNA replication factor with single-stranded DNA-dependent ATPase ATP-dependent nuclease and helicase activities required for Okazaki fragment processing involved in DNA repair pathways potential Cdc28p substrate) yields the protein MPRTPQKKRSGSLVVSPEATTSKNRPPITSAATERDNLDERRRRKNYQFAPINNLDNNNKPENSVLKSISVSQVRNTSYSNSKKVQRSKQQQKATLQPSFKNDPILKPVRRQESLEEGPTEEVIWKYSPTARDLSDKVNSSNDNSEDNVQAEKDQEPSSTPLVPKRLKSVLSFTNINDREQSEPPLTTLSMQQRDSLRSRGTTDSMKESLRDIDDILGDIEGDLSMKPKLNRVNDLPSSPSGIQQRQENVEEDYEDSDSNNGDESLINILTQKPTLDDPTPELPTPGTTAPAPAPGPTAPAPAPVLPEHKSSSDNELLDDSLLDYFEEDEKNNDEITDNLANKDLEDLNQVGKQFSQNLNIEKNDGNEDPESSDSEIISENQEFIELAKSAVIREGVERLVILNVSELQLPKVGRQKILHCIDHKGETSSVMVRHPWVYLEFSRGDAIHIIQGQNVDNKRLLSDDINPKTNVRNDNLLVLNPDILLSATTVGNSIGCLRRSTIETIFDDPRGEPKISMTIGNIVHELLQDALRCKLENQKLTVDYLEEVLDSLLKTYSFAIFVCNYTIEQVKDEIMNSHATNILQFVNQFVQKSNLGSYVSISGRRTTRPISIPVILDIEENILSHIYGLKGFLDATVLAHEEKKHEIVPLEVKTGKLGSVSHEAQGLIYTLLLKDKYEVPVDFFLLLQTRTNNFIKHPKILHSIKHVIMARNQLATKLKYRLKEITWDKSHDVILPPILQSSVCDNCFTKESCMVLNNLLEDGTAEESGLRPGEYETITSHLSTNHDKYGAFFKKYNDLITQEESSIMHIKKQLFLLDSNTKESTSGLCLSNLCLVDISEENSTSEEFLHVFKRNFQEGQKPQSMLLSQLNVNDYVFISDERGHFGLCQGRVTSITRGSITICSKKRLRNPEVVAKEILSAAKKQPIEGSQPLITYRLDKNVIEQGLSLTRFNLLNLFLPPVTEDHFVVDQQTGQERSIKKSEGGDQRMRTFLVDKAPPEFIPDELPPLIPYDPNELESFNYDQRKAVGKVMRAKDYALILGMPGSGKTTVIAQIIKILASRGQKVLLTSYTHSAVDNILLKLKGSPINIIRLGSARKIHPEIHEYQPSYQDAESYEDIMKQISDTQVVATTCLGLNDIFFTLQQKDFDYAILDEASQISMPVALGPLRYASKFIMVGDHYQLPPLVRNEEARLGGLQESLFKILCEAQPKAVIELTYQYRMCDDVAALSNFLIYSNKLKCGNEQVAKKKINLPRLKELENFHCPQELHEKDWLCEILEPHKKVIFLNYDLCEEEQLIEINEQKTITNPGEVDIAEQCVNGLIHAGMDCRDIGVMTLYRAQLQLLNKRFASDHYSNLEILTADQFQGRDKESIIISLVRSNVEHNAGSLLRELRRVNVAMTRAKSKLIIIGSRATISSVPQMARLVNFLHSKGWIYDLPHHFRDFHKFPISSPSSSFLHSSQGKNKSYQGSTVDHKSTNGTERKGAKNITASSQLVKDHPIIKQSLLEF